A section of the Lynx canadensis isolate LIC74 chromosome A1, mLynCan4.pri.v2, whole genome shotgun sequence genome encodes:
- the C1QTNF9 gene encoding complement C1q and tumor necrosis factor-related protein 9A isoform X2: MRTWLLLLAGGICMGNVNAQDTCRQGHPGVPGNPGHNGLPGRDGRDGAKGDKGEAGEPGHPGGPGKDGMNGEKGERGADGKVEAKGIKGDQGSQGPPGKHGPKGFVGPMGEKGLQGETGPRGPKGEKGDVGPTGPQGLQGHTGPSGPTGLPGPMGPVGKPGPKGDAGPLGPQGEPGVRGMRGWKGDRGEKGKIGETPVLPKSAFTVGLTVLSKFPASDAPIKFDKILYNEFNHYDVATGKFTCHVAGVYYFTYHITVFSRNVQVALVKNGVKILHTKDGYMSSEDQASGGIVLPLKLGDEPVTGRRLDSAHHPSETAS, encoded by the exons ATGAGGACCTGGTTGCTTCTGCTCGCCGGCGGGATCTGCATGGGAAACGTGAACGCACAGGACACGTGCAGGCAGGGGCACCCTGGCGTCCCTGGGAATCCCGGTCACAACGGTTTGCCCGGGAGAGATGGACGAGACGGAGCAAAGGGCGACAAGGGAGAGGCAG GAGAACCAGGACATCCTGGTGGTCCAGGGAAAGATGGAATgaatggagagaaaggagaacGAG GAGCAGACGGAAAAGTCGAAGCCAAAGGCATCAAAGGCGATCAAGGCTCCCAGGGACCCCCAGGAAAACACGGGCCCAAGGGATTTGTTGGTCCCATGGGAGAGAAAGGCCTCCAGGGGGAGACTGGCCCTCGAGGGCCAAAGGGGGAGAAAGGCGACGTGGGGCCCACTGGTCCTCAGGGGCTACAGGGCCACACTGGGCCTTCGGGGCCAACTGGTCTACCTGGCCCCATGGGCCCCGTCGGAAAGCCTGGCCCCAAGGGAGATGCTGGGCCCCTCGGGCCCCAGGGGGAGCCGGGAGTCCGGGGGATGAGAGGCTGGAAAGGGGACCGAGGCGAAAAAGGGAAAATCGGCGAGACTCCCGTCTTGCCCAAAAGCGCTTTCACGGTGGGCCTCACGGTACTGAGCAAGTTTCCGGCTTCAGATGCGCCCATTAAATTTGATAAGATCCTGTACAACGAATTCAATCACTACGATGTAGCCACGGGGAAATTCACTTGCCACGTTGCCGGGGTCTATTACTTCACCTACCACATCACTGTCTTCTCCAGGAACGTTCAGGTAGCTTTGGTCAAAAATGGGGTAAAAATCCTGCACACCAAGGACGGCTACATGAGCTCAGAGGACCAGGCGTCTGGAGGCATCGTGCTGCCCCTGAAGCTGGGGGACGAG CCAGTGACGGGGAGGCGGTTAGACTCTGCTCACCACCCATCGGAGACGGCTTCGTGA
- the C1QTNF9 gene encoding complement C1q and tumor necrosis factor-related protein 9A isoform X1, whose translation MRTWLLLLAGGICMGNVNAQDTCRQGHPGVPGNPGHNGLPGRDGRDGAKGDKGEAGEPGHPGGPGKDGMNGEKGERGADGKVEAKGIKGDQGSQGPPGKHGPKGFVGPMGEKGLQGETGPRGPKGEKGDVGPTGPQGLQGHTGPSGPTGLPGPMGPVGKPGPKGDAGPLGPQGEPGVRGMRGWKGDRGEKGKIGETPVLPKSAFTVGLTVLSKFPASDAPIKFDKILYNEFNHYDVATGKFTCHVAGVYYFTYHITVFSRNVQVALVKNGVKILHTKDGYMSSEDQASGGIVLPLKLGDEVWMQVAGGERFNGLFADEDDDTTFTGFLLFSQ comes from the exons ATGAGGACCTGGTTGCTTCTGCTCGCCGGCGGGATCTGCATGGGAAACGTGAACGCACAGGACACGTGCAGGCAGGGGCACCCTGGCGTCCCTGGGAATCCCGGTCACAACGGTTTGCCCGGGAGAGATGGACGAGACGGAGCAAAGGGCGACAAGGGAGAGGCAG GAGAACCAGGACATCCTGGTGGTCCAGGGAAAGATGGAATgaatggagagaaaggagaacGAG GAGCAGACGGAAAAGTCGAAGCCAAAGGCATCAAAGGCGATCAAGGCTCCCAGGGACCCCCAGGAAAACACGGGCCCAAGGGATTTGTTGGTCCCATGGGAGAGAAAGGCCTCCAGGGGGAGACTGGCCCTCGAGGGCCAAAGGGGGAGAAAGGCGACGTGGGGCCCACTGGTCCTCAGGGGCTACAGGGCCACACTGGGCCTTCGGGGCCAACTGGTCTACCTGGCCCCATGGGCCCCGTCGGAAAGCCTGGCCCCAAGGGAGATGCTGGGCCCCTCGGGCCCCAGGGGGAGCCGGGAGTCCGGGGGATGAGAGGCTGGAAAGGGGACCGAGGCGAAAAAGGGAAAATCGGCGAGACTCCCGTCTTGCCCAAAAGCGCTTTCACGGTGGGCCTCACGGTACTGAGCAAGTTTCCGGCTTCAGATGCGCCCATTAAATTTGATAAGATCCTGTACAACGAATTCAATCACTACGATGTAGCCACGGGGAAATTCACTTGCCACGTTGCCGGGGTCTATTACTTCACCTACCACATCACTGTCTTCTCCAGGAACGTTCAGGTAGCTTTGGTCAAAAATGGGGTAAAAATCCTGCACACCAAGGACGGCTACATGAGCTCAGAGGACCAGGCGTCTGGAGGCATCGTGCTGCCCCTGAAGCTGGGGGACGAGGTGTGGATGCAggtggcaggaggggagaggTTTAACGGCTTGTTTGCGGATGAGGACGATGACACAACTTTCACGGGCTTCCTTCTGTTCAGCCAGTGA